CGCTTCAGCATATCTGCGGCGAACACCAGCGCGGCGATATCGCCGAAAATCTGGCCACCGCCGGCTTGAATATCCGCCGGACGGTGGCCTACCGGCAAACCCTGCTCAGGCTTGGCGATGCTGCCCGTGCCGCGCTGGGCGGTCCCGCCATCGTGCCCCTGTTTTCACCTCGGACGGCGCTACAATTCGCGCAGCAGGCTCCCGAAAATCTGGCGAATGTGCATATTGTGGCCCTGAGCGACGCCGTTGCAGAGAATTTGGGAAACCTTCGGGCTGCAGAACTGTTGGTAACGCAGGCACCGACAGGTGCGAGTATGCTGAAAACAGTTGAAATGCTTTGCACAAGCCTCACCTCTGCTTGAGAGGCTTGACTTGCACAGCTAAGGTCTGAGGACCAATGTGTTGGTTATGAAAGAATCGAAGAAGGTAAGTGCGGTGGCTTCAGCGAAGAAAACAGGGCCCTCCAAGGCCAAATCGTCGACGAAGAAACC
Above is a genomic segment from Sulfitobacter sp. HNIBRBA3233 containing:
- a CDS encoding uroporphyrinogen-III synthase; translated protein: MQLLIAPLMRIDPVGPPPAVAEGQGAVFTSVQGVYHAPQGAGRPAWCVGQATTRVAVAAGWRAVQAGETAEQLIATLLASPPDRPLQHICGEHQRGDIAENLATAGLNIRRTVAYRQTLLRLGDAARAALGGPAIVPLFSPRTALQFAQQAPENLANVHIVALSDAVAENLGNLRAAELLVTQAPTGASMLKTVEMLCTSLTSA